The genome window acagacgccggagtgtggtgactaggggaatttcacagtaacttcattccagtgttaatgtaaaccttcctTGTggcaaataaatgaactttaaaactttaaagagaAATTGtttgaatccattattaaggaagtaataacagcaCATTTGGGAAGTCAAaacacaatccatcagagtcagtgtaatttttaaatcaaagaatcaataagaacaaaggacagtagagcacaggaacaggccctttggcccaccaagtctgcgccaacacagatgcctttctaatctaatattttcttgcctctacatggtccatatccccctattccctgcctattcatgtatatatccagctgccttttgaatcatgtttcactaatttgctagagtCCTTCGAAAATGTAACAAGCCAAGTGGATAATGggaatcctgtagatgtagtatatctggacttccggaaAGGGCCCACacaggttaatacacaaggtaagatcacatggggtTGGAGGTAATTTACCTTGTACagaagactggctaactgacagaataagaagtttaacaacaccaggttaaagtccaacaggtttatttggtagcaaaagccacacaagctttcgaggctctaagccccttcttcaggtgagtgggaattctgttcacaaacagaatttataaagacacaaactcaatttacatgaataatggttggaatgcgaatacttacaactaatccagactttaagaaacaaaacaatgggagtggagagagcatcaagacaggctaaaaagatgtgtattgtctccagacaagacagccagtgaaactctgcaggtccacgcaactgtgggggttacaaatattgtgacatgaacccaatatcccggttgaggccgtccttgtgtgtgcggaacttggctatcagtttctgctcagcgactctgcgctgtcgtgtgtcgcgaaggcggccaaggcgttctccaaggcggcctttgcgacacacgacagcgcagagtcgctgagcagaaactgatagccaagttccgcacacacgcggacggcctcaaccgggatattgggttcatgtcacaatatttgtaactcccacagttgcgtggacctgcagagtttcactggctgtcttgtctggagacaatacacatctttttagcctgtcttgttgctctctccactcccattgttttgtttcttaaagactggattagttgtaagtattcgcattccaaccattattcatgtaaattgagtctgtgtctttataaattctgtttgtgaacagaattcccactcacctgaagaaggggcttagagcctcgaaagcttgtgtggcttttgctaccaaataaacctgttggactttaacctggtgttgttaaacttcttactgtgtttaccccagtccaacgccggcatctccacatcataactgacagaaagcagagagttgggatacatggatctttttctggttgACAGATGTAACtagtatattaatgacttggatacaaggGTAGAAGGTACTGTAGccaaacttgcagatgacactgaaatAGGTGAGATAGGTGacccaatgaggaaataagacatTTACCAATGGATATAGCTAgcttaggtgagtgggccaaaatgtggcagatggagtttaatgtggataaatgtgaggttatcccttTTGCttggaaaaatagaaaggcaacttattatccaaatggaGGAAGACTTCggggtgcttcagtgcagagggatctgggtgtccaagtgCATGAGTTGCAGAAaactggtttgcaggtgcagcagttaatcaggaaagcaaatggaattttggcatttatagctgaaggaatagattacaaaagtaaggaagtgttgctgcaactatacaaggtgttggtgagaccacacctgaagtactgtgtacagttttggacagTTTATTTGAGGAGAGATGTAATTGCATtaaaggcagttcagaggaggttcactggattgatcccagagatgaggggtttgtcttatgaagagagattgaacagtttaggccgatactctctggagtttagaagaatgaggagaggtctaattgaggtatacaagatgataaaaggtattgacaaaatagacgtggaaaggatgttgccCCTTGGGGAGCAATCTAGGATAAGAGATCATAGTTTTAGAAtatggggtggcagatttaaaacagagatgaggagaaactgctctctcaaagggtcatgaatcagTGGGATTTGCTACCCCAGAGTGCCAGGTCATTgacttttatttgatttgatttattattgtcacaagtattgagatacagtgaaaagtattgtttcttgcgctatacagataaagcatgctgctcatagagtacataggggagagggaaaggagagggtgcagaatgtaggaaCACATgataggtgcaggcttggagggccgaagggcctgttcctgtgctgtattgttctttgttctttgtagtgttaGTCATCGctcgggtgttgagaaagatcagcttaatataagataggtccactcaaaagtctgacagcagcagagaagaagctgttcttgagtcggttggtacgtaacctcagacttttgtatctttttcccgatggaagaacgtggaagagagaatgtccggggtgcgcgggatccctgattatgctggttgcttttccgaggcagcagcaagtgtagacagagtcaatggatgggaggctggtttgagtgatggactgggcttcgttcacgaacctttgtagtttcttgcggtcttggacagagcaggagcccagaccaagctgtgatacaaccagaaagaatgctttcaatggtgcatctgtaaaaattggtgggagtcgtagtggacatgccaaatttccttagtcctctgagaaaataaatttAGTAAAGTTGAGTaactttaaggaggagatagacagatttttaattagtattgGGTTGGAGGAGTATGGATaacgggcaggaaagtgtagTTGAGATCGAGACAAGAGTAgcaactgcttcctcacagccccaaggactcaggttcaatttcggcctaaGGTGACCGTCTgtatgaagtctgcacattctccccatgtctgtgtgggcttcctttgggtgctccagtttcctcccactctccaaagatgtgcgggttaagttcattgactatgcaaaattgccccttactgtcacctTTTCTCATAACCCTGAACATTATTCCTTTTCTCTTTTAAATGCTTCATTGAACTTCCCTCCACCAACGTATTCCAGATCCAGattcgctgtgtgaaaatgtttctcctcatgccTCTTTTGCTAATTGCTGTAAATCTGTACACTATTGTTGGTTCCATTTCCTGCAATGCTGTCTCATTCTGCAGGAGGGATGGTAAAGGGGTTCGTCTTCACTGGGACAAACTTCGAGAGGCATCTTTCATCTCCCGCTGGAATCCTTGGAGTGAAGAGATTCCGTACACAACCTTTGTTGAACATCCGGCCTTGAACGCCACTGAGAGGTTCACCAGCCTTTGTAAGGTAGGAGTGAATTTGGAGTTGAGGGAGGAGGTGTTCTGCCTTGTTCTAACTGTTGAAGATTGCTGATGTGCTGCTTGATGTCCGTGAGGAACTCAAGGCCATAGAGGCTGTTCATTTGTTCACTTGTTCTCCGAATTAGTCCACATCCTGGCTGGTAAAGTACTGAGCACAACACCGTAGGATGATCCTACAGTCCTTTCTTCCAGCCAATCACCCCCAGTCTTGTCCTGGTCACCAAGCTGCTTGTAAGGACAGATGTTTAGAAGTTGTATGTGGCAAAGATCACGTTCTCTCCAGCCCAGTGACGCTCACAGTCCAGGCTAACACCTGAACACTGGGCACTTGGGTGAGAATCCAACCAGTCCAGCAGGAACCAACTCTGAGCATCGGACacctgttctcagaatctcaccAACGCAAAGTTGTATCAATAAACTCAATATATAGACAACttactcactgtgttccctgATATTCCTCTGACTCCCAACTCCCTTGTATTCACACTCACTCTAACTCCCTTGCAGAAAAGGCCGTCTCATCCTTACTCCCTGCCACTCCTACCCTCACTCTGTCATCCCCCCCCGGGacagcaccatggcacagtgattagcactgctgtctcacagctccagggacccgggttcgaatctcggcctgggtcactgtctgccctCCTTccccataggtttcctccgggtgctccagtttcctcccacagtcctaaagacatgctggttaggtgcattggccgtgctaaattttccctcagtgtacccaaacaggtgccagagtgtggcgactaggggattttcacaataactccattgcagtgttaatgtaaacctatttgcgacagtaataaatagactttaacttaACTTACCTTGCCACTCCTCCTCTCACCCTGCCACCCTTCGCCCTGCCACCCTTCGCCCTGCCACCCTTCGCCCTGCCACCCTTCGCCCTGCCACCCCTCGCCCTGCCACCCCTCGCCCTGCCACCCCTCGCCCTGCCACCCTTCGCCCTGCCACCGCTCGCCCTGCCACCGCTCGCCCTGCCACCCCTCGCCCTGCCACCCCTCgccctgccacccctcaccctgccattagggatgtgcaataaatgctgccataaccagtgatgctcacacctgatgaatgaattaaattaaattaaatttcattCACTATCTGTACATATTCACCCTCTATTCTCCTGTGAAATCTTACAGACCTCCTCACACCGAACCATTCTCTCATTATTCTTAGATCTGCACAAAATGACAGCCATGTTGCTGACCCTGAATTTTGGTGTTCTTTATACAATAGGATGTACAACCTGCCACCTCAATAACAGCCAAACCTTGATATCAATTGTTTTGCTGTTAGTCACTGTTAGTTCCCACAATTTAAACCTGTGCTCTCATTTCCCTCAGGCAGATAAGCTTTAATGAAATGATGATAATGTCTTTATTGGCCGAGAGTCACTAAACCGGATTTGGTTCTCACAGCGGTGAAAGGAACTGGCTCGCTTTGCTCCAGTTCAGGCAATGCCTTGGGCAATTTGTGTTTTAATAGAACACCTGTCGAAGAACGGACCCTTGCCATGTGAATTCATCCGAGTTAAACTCAATAACACTGCAGTGAGCGAGGGGATTGCTTCGTTCATTCATCCTCGTCATCAAATCCTGGtattccccccttccccagtcaatgatgcaataccccccccccccccccactgtcaatGTTAATGACAGTGACTGAAGCAAAGTCTGAAGTTGGAGTGGGTAACTTTCGACTCTCTTTTCCTTTCCATTCATGGATGTGGAAGTTATTCCTCCGAATTTTCCCAAGACAACTGAGTAGCTTGGCTCTGTCAATTCAGAGGACGGTTAAGAACCAACCACACTgatgtggctccggagtcacatgtaggccaggctgggtaaggatggcagatttccttccctaaaggacattagtgaaccagatgggtttttacaacaatcggtgataatttcatgatcaccattactaagactagcttccaatttcacatttattctttgacagtgcggcactccctcagtactgcccctctgacagtgcggcactccctcagtactgaccctctgacagtacggcactccctcagtcctcagtactgaccctctgacagtgcggcactcccccagtactgaccctctgatagtgcagcactccctcagtactgaccctctgacagtgcggcactccctcagtactgaccctctgactgtgcagcactcccccagtactgaccctctgacagtgcagcactccctcagtactgaccctctgacagtgcagcactccctcagtactgagcttctgacagtgcagcattcactcggtactgaccctctgacaatgcggcactccctcagtactgatcctctgacagtgcggcactccctcagtactgatcctctgacaatgcagtactccctcagtactgatcctctgacaatgcagcactccctcagttctgaccctctgacaatgcagcactccctcagtactgaccctctgacagtgcggcactccctcagtactgaccctctgacagtgcggcactccctcagtactgaccctctgacagtgcagcactccctcagttctgaccctctgacaatgcagcactccctcagtactgaccctctgacagtgcggcactccctcagtactgatcctctgacaatgctgcactccctcagtactgtccctctgacagtgcggcactccctcagtactgtctctctgacagagcagcactccctcagcattgaccttcTGACAGAGCACAACACTTCACCTCTGGAGAACAGGAGATTCTTTGCTGATGGGCTAAGATTTGTAGCTGTCATGTGAGTGAACAATCAGCACTGTCACTGAGCAGGAAAAGAAGGCAAGTCTTGCATGATGTTGATGTTTGGTCAGTAACCTGATCAAAGCCTCCTTTGGTTTACAAAGGGTGTTTTCTTCTGAAGAAAATTATCATTGGCAAAAAACCTGCTTTGTTTGTTTTGAGATGGGGAGGAATCGTGTGTCATGTACAAGTGACAAATAATTCAGTCTAACTTTTGTGGTTTGTCTTGTGTTTGCCAACTCTCAGGGATAAATTTACACTTTTAATTTTGAGTTGGACCGCAATAAAATCGGACTGGAATTGAATTGGAGGGTTCATTGAGACTGAACTTGAATTGAGTGGGGACTGGTGTGAGGGTGAATCTGGGAGTCAATTAACTGACTGTGAGTTTTAAAGGGCAttaaagggtggaattctcccaaaatattcTAGCTGTTTAATTTGTGGGAAAAATGGAGTAATTCACACGGCTTTttaagtgggagttcacactagaatctcccccactctgtgcagtgcagagggcACCAAGGTGAATATCATtataaatcagtgggcggggccggtTTCCACCCGGGAGCTGAAACCAGCGagtctctgcacatgcgcagtggccccgaactgtcagcctccagtTTGCTgggcagcccgggacccccgcaatgcctccccctcaacccttccCACAGCCCGATCATGGTCCCTCCGACCATTCCCGGTCCAGCCTTGACACCCACCCGCCGCGTCTGAGACTGCCCTGatctccaacacccccccccctcccttccagtgCCAATCTCACCTCTCCCCCGCGCTCGGCAGCTCCGCTCtctcccagcccaccccgatcgctgttctccctcctcctccatcgatctcaatggcagagtggcagtgggacccccacccccactgatcaccccctagGCTCCACCCCCCCATATGCCCCGCCACCTTGAaactgcccaatgcccaatgggcagtgtcaAGATGCCCCATGCGCATTAGTActttgcaccttgggcagtgccagggggcacaggctgccaggtgcccatgcccagggggcagcaacccccaccacccaacaCCCTAGGGGACCCCAAttgccctccttcactccagtgggatcatcccactagttccccgaaagtaatCCCTGCTGGGgtgaaacactctggtggggtgggagagactAGCGGGTCCGGAGAATACATTCCCAGACCCGCTTCTAGCAGTTACatgacatttaaaatataatttaagtGTTAGACCTGCCTCCCCGCCAACTTCCAGCGCAGTGtgaaatccagcactgggagacgCTAGCAGGGTGCGAACTCTCGTGTGAAacccacacactgccccccacgtcattttcccagcccgctgcagggtgataggagaatcgcggccaaagtATGAAGAGGTTGGTGAGGAGGTTCCTCAGAATTCTGAGCTGGGCTTCTCATGGCTTTGAGATTTACCTTGGCTGAGTTTCTCCTGTTCGGAGATTCGATGAGGTGATCAGTCTAGTGATTGAAACGGACAATAAATATGTAGGCTGGTGACCTCTGGTCAGCATCTGTTGCCAGTCCAGTTTCACTTGTTACAACCTGGTAATGTACTGTTGGTGTTCAATAG of Mustelus asterias chromosome 3, sMusAst1.hap1.1, whole genome shotgun sequence contains these proteins:
- the LOC144485676 gene encoding tumor protein p63-regulated gene 1-like protein translates to MFLLMPLLLIAVNLYTIVGSISCNAVSFCRRDGKGVRLHWDKLREASFISRWNPWSEEIPYTTFVEHPALNATERFTSLCKLENFKAELALAVQRAYQMDPVPGRANGALVLDRPIAIDTYIGVLSLVSNQNRLGYSLARGSVGF